The following coding sequences are from one Segnochrobactrum spirostomi window:
- a CDS encoding ABC transporter ATP-binding protein, producing MANDLECRELVKSYGPFLAVAGVSLAVPKGSFFSILGPSGCGKTSLMRMIAGFAEPTSGEILIGGRSMHGVPPNRRPANMVFQHLALFPMMNVADNIGYGLRRRGMARAEITRRVGAVLERIGLPDAAGKRIDQLSGGQKQRVAIARCMVLEPTVLLLDEPLGALDLKLREHMKVELKQLQHQFGTTFVYITHDQSEALVMSDQVAVMNRGRFEQVGTPEDLYYRPTTPFVAGFVGDSHRWGGRVTGRSGDSLRVETETGLVLEAAAAQPLAEGDKVAVFVRPEAIEVRAAGAPAGDGPALNVFGGTLESLLFNGANSRAIIRLARGDLVAAALPQTPANARLGEGAAVELRFAAAATLAFSADREAP from the coding sequence ATGGCGAACGATCTTGAGTGCCGCGAGCTCGTGAAATCCTACGGGCCGTTCCTGGCGGTCGCCGGCGTGTCGCTCGCGGTGCCGAAGGGGTCCTTCTTCTCCATCCTCGGCCCCTCGGGATGCGGCAAGACGAGCCTGATGCGGATGATCGCGGGCTTCGCCGAGCCGACGTCGGGCGAGATCCTCATCGGCGGCCGCTCGATGCACGGCGTTCCGCCGAACCGGCGGCCGGCGAACATGGTGTTCCAGCACCTCGCCCTGTTCCCGATGATGAACGTCGCCGACAATATCGGCTACGGCCTGCGCCGGCGTGGCATGGCGCGCGCCGAGATCACCCGCCGGGTCGGCGCGGTGCTCGAGCGGATCGGCCTTCCCGACGCGGCCGGAAAGCGCATCGACCAGCTTTCCGGAGGGCAGAAGCAGCGCGTCGCGATCGCCCGCTGCATGGTGCTCGAACCGACCGTCCTTCTGCTCGACGAGCCGCTCGGCGCGCTCGATCTGAAGCTGCGCGAGCACATGAAGGTCGAGCTGAAACAGCTCCAGCACCAGTTCGGCACCACCTTCGTCTACATCACCCACGACCAATCCGAGGCGCTCGTGATGTCGGATCAGGTAGCGGTGATGAACCGCGGCCGGTTCGAGCAGGTCGGTACGCCGGAAGACCTCTATTATCGCCCGACGACGCCGTTCGTGGCGGGCTTCGTCGGCGACAGCCACCGCTGGGGTGGCCGCGTCACCGGTCGCTCCGGCGACAGCCTGCGGGTCGAGACCGAGACCGGCCTCGTGCTGGAGGCCGCCGCTGCGCAGCCCCTCGCCGAGGGCGACAAAGTCGCCGTGTTCGTCCGCCCCGAGGCGATCGAGGTGCGGGCCGCGGGCGCACCGGCGGGCGACGGCCCGGCCTTGAACGTCTTCGGCGGAACCCTCGAAAGCCTGCTCTTCAACGGTGCCAACAGCCGCGCCATCATCCGCCTCGCCCGCGGCGATCTCGTCGCGGCGGCACTGCCCCAGACGCCGGCGAACGCTCGTCTCGGCGAAGGGGCGGCGGTCGAACTCCGTTTCGCGGCCGCGGCGACGCTCGCCTTCTCGGCCGATCGCGAGGCGCCATGA